One genomic segment of Bombyx mori chromosome W, ASM3026992v2 includes these proteins:
- the LOC134201761 gene encoding uncharacterized protein LOC134201761: protein MKSAAATLEERLQDVVDRTTTVETAGLRQEVALQNARLEQLADENGQLRRIDKIKELHLCENCLRQGHASNECPSKITCTVCKNRHHHTLHVDSKTKNLKLEYKNLLLADPTFYRSSRIDMLLGSDVFPFIYDGGRYSPSRQGLPLALSSVFGYVITGQLSCNNTSNTRNVSMCMLSSESKVDDLIKSFWETESLVADLPKNPDDVITEQMFVNDYKRDSTGRYIVKYPFKPDSELGNSRQIAIKRYQNLERKLSRLPDLRKEYKKFMDEYASLGHMICVGEVSEVESGYVIPHHCVHKPDSSSTRLRVVFDASCQTSNNKSLNSVLYTGPKLQADLVELLIRFRLRKISLCGDISKMYRCILIDESQRKYQHILWRDSPSEPIKVYELCTVTYGVASSPFLAIRTLQQLAADEGARFLEASRALREGFFVDDLIWSVDNLEEALKIQRQLVELLRLGGFELRKWSSNSDQLLKELPSDQVEPPVQFDDGKTMSIKTLGLHWLPKEDAFSFRTTHTVDNITKRSVLSQIAKLYDPLGYVAPCIFLAKNFMQKLWCAQLGWDDTLPKLLLDEWSMFSSQIPFLSKLKHDRHVFVQNHTVSQVVGFCDASTAGFAAVVYIRSQDVQGNVNVSLLLSKSKVAPLKTVSIPRLELMAAHLLSKTLRYVIDILAKEVEIGEVLAFTDSSVALTWINTPAFKLKTFVANRVAKINESSTEVQWFHVNGTDNPADVCSRGATPADLLLIADQWFRGPRWLYEPPHTWPVRSITEFKGEPLELKPLKENTLLSETSNSKGFLTYF, encoded by the exons CGcattgataaaattaaagagTTGCATTTGTGCGAGAACTGTCTCCGTCAAGGTCACGCGTCTAATGAGTGCCCGTCGAAGATAACATGTACGGTGTGTAAAAACAGGCATCACCACACGTTGCATGTTGATTCTAAAACAA AAAATTTAAAACTCGAATATAAAAACTTGTTGTTGGCTGACCCTACTTTCTATCGTTCGAGTCGCATCGACATGTTGCTCGGCAGCGACGTATTTCCGTTTATTTATGACGGTGGAAGGTATAGTCCGTCGCGGCAAGGATTACCGTTGGCGTTAAGTAGTGTATTTGGTTACGTAATTACGGGTCAGCTGTCTTGCAATAATACGAGTAACACTAGAAATGTATCAATGTGCATGTTAAGCAGCGAATCAAAAGTCGATGACTTAATTAAATCGTTTTGGGAAACAGAAAGCTTGGTCGCTGATTTGCCCAAAAACCCGGATGACGTCATCACTGAACAGATGTTTGTAAATGATTATAAGCGTGATAGTACAGGTCGATACATTGTTAAATACCCGTTTAAGCCTGACTCTGAACTGGGAAACTCAAGGCAAATTGCGATAAAAAGATATCAAAATTTAGAACGTAAACTGTCGCGTTTACCAGACCTACGgaaggaatataaaaaatttatggaTGAGTACGCTTCGCTCGGTCATATGATTTGTGTCGGCGAGGTATCAGAAGTGGAATCAGGGTACGTCATTCCCCACCACTGCGTACATAAGCCTGACAGCAGTAGTACTCGTCTCCGTGTAGTTTTCGACGCGTCTTGTCAAACCTcaaataataaatctttaaattctgttTTATACACGGGCCCGAAGTTGCAGGCTGATCTCGTGGAACTTTTGATACGTTTTCGGTTACGTAAGATTTCCTTATGCGGTGACATATCTAAAATGTACCGTTGTATTTTAATTGATGAGTCCCAACGTAAATATCAACACATTTTGTGGCGCGACTCGCCCAGTGAGCCCATTAAAGTGTACGAGCTGTGCACCGTGACGTATGGTGTAGCGAGTAGCCCGTTTCTAGCGATACGCACGCTACAGCAGCTAGCCGCGGACGAAGGCGCCCGCTTCCTAGAGGCTTCTCGTGCTCTGCGCGAAGGATTTTTTGTGGACGATTTAATTTGGTCTGTGGATAACTTGGAAGAGGCTCTTAAGATTCAGCGGCAATTGGTCGAATTACTAAGGCTTGGTGGATTCGAATTACGCAAGTGGTCAAGTAATAGCGATCAATTACTTAAAGAACTGCCTAGTGATCAAGTTGAGCCCCCAGTGCAATTCGACGACGGTAAAACTATGTCTATCAAAACTCTCGGTCTACACTGGTTGCCTAAAGAAGACGCATTTTCTTTTCGTACTACACATACGGTAGATAATATTACGAAACGCTCAGTACTTTCACAAATAGCTAAATTGTATGATCCCTTGGGATACGTAGCCCCGTGTATTTTTCTTGCTAAGAATTTTATGCAAAAATTATGGTGCGCTCAATTAGGGTGGGACGACACTCTTCCAAAGTTGTTACTCGATGAATGGTCAATGTTTTCATCTCAAATACCGTTTTTATCGAAACTAAAACACGACCGGCATGTCTTTGTCCAAAACCATACGGTCTCTCAAGTGGTAGGGTTTTGTGACGCGTCAACGGCTGGATTCGCCGCCGTCGTGTATATTCGCAGTCAAGACGTGCAAGGTAACGTTAACGTTAGCTTACTGTTATCGAAATCTAAGGTCGCGCCCTTAAAAACAGTATCAATTCCACGTCTTGAATTAATGGCTGCTCACTtattgtcaaaaactttacGGTACGTAATCGATATTTTGGCCAAGGAAGTAGAAATTGGTGAGGTACTAGCTTTTACTGACAGTTCAGTTGCATTAACATGGATAAATACACCTGCGTTCAAACTAAAAACTTTCGTCGCCAATCGTGTCGCTAAAATTAATGAAAGCTCGACAGAGGTACAATGGTTTCACGTGAATGGCACTGACAACCCCGCCGATGTGTGCTCTCGCGGCGCCACGCCAGCCGATTTGCTGCTGATCGCAGATCAGTGGTTCCGTGGCCCTCGATGGCTATACGAGCCACCGCATACGTGGCCTGTCAGATCGATAACAGAGTTCAAAGGTGAACCATTGGAACTCAAACCTCTTAAAGAAAACACTTTACTTAGTGAAACGTCAAAT AGTAAAGGGTTCCTTACTTacttctga